One stretch of Methylopila sp. 73B DNA includes these proteins:
- a CDS encoding SDR family oxidoreductase, translating into MRRLVVFGCGYTARRFVALHGSAFDRVDVTSRSDETAARLAADGLAAHVFDGSELTPALGEAVRAATHVLVSAPPDVHGDPTLRGAGEALRAAESLGWVGYLSTIGVYADAGGGWVDETTEPEADSERGARRIVVERDWLAFGRERGVPVQIFRLAGIYGPGRSQIDNLRAGTAKRLVKPGQVFNRIHVDDIAAALAAGIARPEAGPIVNVTDDEPAAPQDVVTYAAGLIGVEPPPETPFETAEISEMARSFYSSNKRVANRVLREEFGVRLAYPTYREGIASLAE; encoded by the coding sequence GTGAGACGGCTCGTCGTGTTCGGCTGCGGCTACACCGCCCGCCGCTTCGTCGCCCTGCACGGGTCCGCGTTCGACCGTGTGGACGTGACCTCGCGCTCGGACGAGACCGCGGCGCGGCTGGCGGCCGATGGGCTCGCCGCCCATGTGTTCGACGGCTCCGAGCTGACGCCAGCGCTTGGCGAAGCGGTGCGCGCCGCAACCCACGTGCTGGTCTCCGCCCCGCCGGACGTCCATGGCGATCCTACCCTGCGCGGCGCCGGCGAGGCCCTGCGGGCGGCGGAAAGCCTCGGCTGGGTCGGGTACCTCTCCACCATCGGCGTCTACGCCGACGCCGGCGGCGGCTGGGTGGACGAGACCACCGAGCCCGAGGCCGATAGCGAGCGCGGCGCGCGCCGCATCGTGGTGGAGCGTGACTGGCTCGCGTTCGGGCGGGAGCGCGGCGTCCCTGTCCAGATCTTCCGCCTTGCGGGCATCTACGGCCCCGGGCGCAGCCAGATCGACAACCTGCGCGCTGGCACGGCCAAGCGCCTCGTGAAGCCCGGACAGGTGTTCAACCGCATCCACGTGGACGACATCGCGGCGGCCCTCGCGGCCGGGATCGCGCGCCCCGAGGCCGGGCCCATCGTCAACGTCACCGACGACGAGCCGGCCGCGCCCCAGGACGTGGTGACCTACGCGGCGGGTCTCATCGGCGTCGAGCCGCCACCGGAGACGCCGTTCGAGACCGCGGAGATTTCCGAGATGGCGCGGAGCTTCTACTCCTCCAACAAGCGCGTCGCGAACCGCGTGCTGAGGGAGGAGTTCGGCGTGCGGCTCGCCTATCCCACCTATCGCGAAGGGATCGCGTCGCTGGCGGAATGA
- a CDS encoding glutathione S-transferase family protein — MAILYHHPLCPHSRFVRLVMGEYGLDADLVEEKVWERREPFLHLNPAGTTPVLVEASIPSVPGADVIAEYLDETRGLALGDRRLLPEAPRDRVESRRLTSWFNQKFFDEVSSHLVMEKIYKRFMPTNLGGGAPEMAAIRAARSNIRYHLKYVGYLIRQRNWLAGDRLTYADLAAAAHLSVVDFLGDVPWDEDETAKSWYARVKSRPSFRPLLADGMPGMQPSLTYANLDF, encoded by the coding sequence ATGGCGATCCTCTACCATCATCCCCTCTGCCCCCACTCGCGCTTCGTGCGGCTCGTCATGGGGGAGTACGGCCTCGACGCCGACCTCGTGGAGGAAAAGGTGTGGGAGCGGCGCGAGCCCTTCCTCCACCTGAACCCGGCGGGGACGACCCCGGTGCTGGTGGAGGCCTCGATCCCGTCCGTGCCCGGCGCGGACGTGATCGCGGAGTACCTCGACGAGACCCGCGGCCTCGCGCTCGGCGACCGCCGCCTGCTGCCGGAGGCGCCGCGCGACCGCGTCGAGAGCCGGCGGCTGACCTCGTGGTTCAATCAGAAGTTCTTCGACGAGGTGTCATCCCATCTCGTGATGGAGAAGATCTACAAGCGCTTCATGCCGACCAACCTCGGCGGCGGCGCGCCGGAGATGGCCGCCATCCGCGCGGCGCGCTCCAACATCCGCTATCATCTGAAGTATGTCGGGTATCTGATCCGGCAGCGGAACTGGCTCGCGGGCGACCGGCTGACCTACGCCGACCTCGCGGCGGCCGCGCATCTGTCGGTGGTGGATTTCTTGGGCGACGTGCCGTGGGACGAGGACGAGACCGCGAAGAGCTGGTACGCGCGGGTGAAGTCGCGCCCCTCCTTCCGCCCGCTGCTGGCGGACGGAATGCCCGGCATGCAGCCCTCGCTGACCTACGCGAATTTGGATTTCTGA
- the addB gene encoding double-strand break repair protein AddB has protein sequence MSTGRAPNVLTIPAGAPFLATLARGILDGTVVRGFAPRGDPLALAEATIFLPTRRAARALRDAFLAELDGRATLLPRIAPLGDVDEDAGAAEDAAEVDGELPPAAAPLERRLALARLVFGFAGALDRSMLRLSDEDGPLIPATAAEAIHLAAELEALIDQIETEEVDVAALNALAPGEHDRYWAITQSFLQVALKAWPEHLEQVGRLDPSRRRRLQLDAAAAQVAAGAGPVIAAGSTGSAPATRRLIAAIAQAPRGAVVLPGFDRDGLDEAAWTALRDGDAPGLYGHPQRGLSRLAQALGVSRPEVRELAPASPALAARARLAADALRPAETTDLWGAASGDLFEVVGSLDGVTLVDAPHPRGEAAAIAVALRETLATPGKTAALVTPDRGLAARVATELARWGVAIDDSAGAALKATPAGGLLRLVAEAAFDPRPAPLLALLRHPRCRLADAPGLGSRATDALDILAFREALPGQGFEALRRALREPEEGERRHGPAKRFGGPDRAAARALVDSLEAALSPLACTLDAPVAPLKRLATALTGAYTEIAGDAEGDDAEAVAQFLEELREAALEAEPIAPRAFPGVLVALMAGRVVRPPRDRHPRLRILGPLEARLLHVDHMVLGGLNEGVWPPTPQSDAWINRPLRAQLGLAPPERRIGLSAHDFVQGLGAPEVTLTRAAKAGGAPTIPSRWLQRLAAVAEPAAHAAAKARGARLARLAEKLDEAPREPAPRPPEPRPKLELRPLQISVTGVETWLRDPYSLYARMVLRLDELGPVGPEPGARELGEVIHAALEAFARSGLTAADPEARPALLRFGEAAFGALLERDDARLLWWPRYARIVDWFLGFERSRAPFVARTLVEQTAAHRFTTRMGREFALTARADRIDALNDGSFAILDYKTGRTASVKQVLAGFAPQLPLEAALLAVGGFADAAPDGGTPGGLALIRLTGRDPAGEVVDVRAKDEPIADVAAKALARFRQVVDRFEDEAEPYRSLSHPTFLSRPEGPYAHLARVKEWSATGGASDGEGDGE, from the coding sequence ATGAGCACGGGCCGCGCCCCCAACGTTTTGACGATCCCCGCCGGCGCGCCGTTCCTGGCGACGCTCGCGCGCGGCATCCTCGACGGGACGGTCGTGCGGGGCTTTGCGCCGCGCGGCGACCCGCTGGCGCTGGCCGAGGCCACCATCTTCCTGCCCACCCGCCGCGCCGCCCGCGCGCTGCGGGACGCGTTCCTGGCCGAGCTCGACGGCCGGGCCACGCTGTTGCCGCGCATCGCGCCGCTCGGCGACGTGGACGAGGACGCCGGCGCGGCGGAGGACGCCGCCGAAGTCGACGGCGAGCTGCCGCCGGCCGCGGCCCCGCTGGAGCGGCGGCTGGCGCTCGCCCGGCTGGTGTTCGGTTTCGCCGGCGCGCTCGACCGCTCGATGCTGCGCCTCAGCGACGAGGACGGCCCGCTGATCCCGGCGACGGCGGCGGAGGCGATCCATCTCGCGGCCGAGCTCGAGGCCCTGATCGACCAGATCGAGACCGAGGAGGTGGACGTCGCGGCGCTTAACGCCCTCGCGCCGGGCGAACACGACCGCTACTGGGCGATCACCCAGTCCTTCCTGCAGGTGGCGCTGAAGGCCTGGCCCGAGCATCTCGAACAGGTCGGCCGCCTCGACCCCAGCCGGCGCCGCAGGCTTCAGCTCGACGCCGCGGCGGCGCAGGTCGCCGCCGGGGCCGGGCCGGTGATCGCCGCCGGCTCGACCGGCTCGGCGCCCGCCACCCGCCGCCTGATCGCGGCGATCGCCCAGGCGCCCCGGGGCGCCGTGGTGCTGCCGGGCTTCGATCGCGACGGCCTCGACGAGGCCGCCTGGACCGCTCTGCGCGACGGCGACGCGCCCGGCCTCTACGGCCACCCGCAGCGGGGCCTGTCGCGCCTTGCGCAGGCGCTCGGCGTCAGCCGCCCCGAGGTCCGCGAGCTCGCGCCGGCCTCGCCCGCGCTCGCGGCCCGCGCGCGCCTCGCCGCCGACGCGTTGCGGCCCGCCGAGACCACCGACCTCTGGGGCGCGGCCTCGGGCGACCTGTTCGAGGTCGTCGGGTCGCTCGACGGCGTCACGCTGGTGGACGCGCCGCACCCGCGCGGCGAGGCCGCGGCCATCGCGGTCGCCCTGCGCGAGACGCTTGCGACGCCGGGAAAGACCGCCGCCCTGGTGACGCCGGACCGCGGCCTCGCGGCGCGGGTCGCCACCGAACTCGCGCGCTGGGGCGTCGCGATCGACGACAGCGCGGGCGCGGCGCTCAAGGCGACGCCCGCCGGCGGCCTGCTGCGGCTGGTCGCCGAGGCCGCCTTCGATCCCCGCCCGGCGCCGCTGCTCGCGCTGCTGCGCCACCCCCGCTGCCGCCTCGCGGACGCCCCCGGCCTTGGCTCCCGCGCGACCGACGCGCTCGACATCCTGGCCTTCCGGGAGGCGTTGCCGGGCCAGGGCTTCGAGGCGCTGCGGCGCGCGTTGCGGGAGCCGGAGGAGGGCGAGCGCCGCCACGGTCCGGCGAAGAGATTCGGAGGCCCCGACCGCGCCGCGGCCCGCGCTTTGGTCGACAGCCTCGAGGCGGCCCTCAGCCCGCTCGCGTGCACCCTCGATGCTCCGGTCGCGCCGCTCAAGAGGCTCGCGACCGCGCTCACGGGCGCCTACACGGAGATCGCCGGCGACGCGGAGGGCGACGACGCCGAGGCGGTCGCCCAGTTCCTCGAGGAGCTGCGCGAAGCCGCGCTCGAGGCGGAGCCGATCGCGCCGCGGGCTTTCCCCGGCGTCCTGGTCGCGCTGATGGCGGGACGGGTCGTGCGCCCGCCGCGCGACAGGCATCCGCGGCTCCGGATCCTCGGGCCGCTGGAGGCTCGGCTGCTGCACGTCGACCACATGGTGCTGGGCGGCCTCAACGAAGGCGTCTGGCCGCCGACGCCGCAGAGCGACGCGTGGATCAACCGGCCCTTGCGGGCGCAGCTCGGCCTCGCCCCGCCGGAGCGGCGCATCGGCCTCTCGGCGCACGACTTCGTCCAGGGCCTGGGCGCGCCCGAGGTGACGCTGACGCGGGCGGCGAAAGCCGGCGGCGCGCCGACCATCCCCTCGCGCTGGCTGCAGCGGCTCGCCGCCGTCGCCGAGCCAGCAGCCCACGCCGCCGCCAAGGCCCGCGGCGCGCGGCTGGCGCGGCTGGCGGAGAAGCTCGACGAGGCCCCGCGCGAGCCCGCGCCCCGGCCGCCGGAGCCGCGCCCGAAGCTCGAACTGCGGCCGCTCCAGATCAGCGTCACCGGCGTCGAGACCTGGCTGCGCGATCCCTATTCGCTCTACGCCCGCATGGTGCTCCGGCTGGACGAACTCGGCCCGGTCGGGCCGGAGCCGGGCGCGCGCGAACTCGGCGAAGTGATCCACGCCGCTCTGGAGGCCTTCGCCCGCAGCGGTCTGACGGCGGCGGATCCCGAGGCTCGTCCGGCGCTCCTGCGCTTCGGCGAGGCCGCCTTCGGCGCCCTGCTGGAGCGCGACGACGCCCGGCTGCTGTGGTGGCCGCGCTACGCCCGCATCGTCGACTGGTTCCTTGGCTTCGAACGCTCCCGCGCGCCCTTCGTGGCGCGCACGCTGGTGGAGCAGACCGCGGCCCACCGCTTCACGACGCGCATGGGCCGGGAGTTCGCGCTCACCGCCCGCGCCGACCGCATCGACGCGCTGAACGACGGGAGCTTCGCGATCCTCGACTACAAGACCGGCCGCACGGCCTCGGTGAAGCAGGTGCTCGCGGGCTTCGCGCCGCAACTGCCGCTGGAGGCCGCGCTGCTCGCCGTCGGCGGCTTCGCCGACGCCGCGCCCGACGGCGGGACGCCGGGCGGCCTTGCGCTGATCCGTCTCACCGGGCGCGATCCCGCCGGGGAGGTCGTCGACGTGCGCGCCAAGGACGAGCCGATCGCCGACGTGGCCGCCAAGGCGCTCGCGCGGTTCCGGCAGGTCGTGGATCGCTTCGAGGACGAGGCCGAGCCCTACCGCTCGCTGTCCCACCCCACCTTCCTGTCGCGCCCGGAAGGCCCCTACGCCCACCTCGCGCGGGTGAAGGAGTGGTCCGCCACCGGCGGCGCCTCGGACGGCGAAGGAGACGGGGAATGA
- a CDS encoding undecaprenyl-diphosphate phosphatase, whose translation MDIASLLEAALLGVVEGLTEFLPVSSTGHLLLLGHFLGFESTGKTFEVLIQLGAILAILLVYAQRLIDVALRVPTDPAARRFVLGVLIAFLPAAVIGAGLHSFIKNVLFETPALICVALIVGGLVLLWVDARTPTQHYEVRGVDGPAHAWVDGPHDGARFDDAMRFPLWLCLAVGLCQCLALIPGVSRSGSTIVGALLMGASKRAAAEFSFFLSMPTMAGAFAYDLYKNRSVLSLDDIGLVAVGFVCAFLVALIVVRYVLDFISKRGYAPFAWWRLIVGSAGLAGVLVYG comes from the coding sequence ATGGACATCGCAAGCCTGCTTGAAGCGGCGCTTCTGGGCGTCGTCGAAGGACTGACCGAGTTCCTGCCGGTGTCCTCAACCGGGCACCTCCTGCTGCTCGGCCACTTCCTGGGCTTCGAGTCGACGGGGAAGACCTTCGAGGTGCTGATCCAGCTCGGCGCCATCCTCGCCATCCTGCTGGTCTACGCGCAGCGGCTGATCGACGTCGCCCTGCGCGTCCCGACCGACCCCGCGGCGCGGCGCTTCGTGCTCGGCGTTCTGATCGCCTTCCTGCCGGCGGCGGTGATCGGCGCGGGGCTGCACAGCTTCATCAAGAACGTCTTGTTCGAGACGCCGGCGCTGATCTGCGTCGCGCTCATCGTCGGCGGTCTCGTGCTGCTCTGGGTCGACGCCCGCACGCCGACCCAGCACTACGAGGTGCGCGGCGTCGACGGGCCGGCTCACGCGTGGGTCGACGGCCCGCACGACGGCGCCCGCTTCGACGACGCGATGCGCTTTCCGCTTTGGCTCTGCCTCGCGGTCGGCCTGTGCCAGTGCCTCGCGCTCATCCCCGGCGTGTCGCGCTCGGGCTCCACGATCGTCGGGGCGCTGCTGATGGGCGCGAGCAAGCGGGCGGCGGCGGAGTTCTCCTTCTTCCTCTCCATGCCGACCATGGCGGGCGCTTTCGCCTACGACCTCTACAAGAACCGCAGCGTGCTCTCGCTCGACGACATCGGGCTGGTCGCGGTCGGCTTCGTCTGCGCCTTCCTCGTGGCGCTTATCGTGGTGCGCTACGTGCTCGACTTCATCTCGAAGCGTGGCTACGCGCCCTTCGCCTGGTGGCGGCTGATCGTAGGCTCGGCCGGCCTCGCCGGCGTTCTGGTCTACGGCTGA
- the queG gene encoding tRNA epoxyqueuosine(34) reductase QueG, translated as MTPAALKDDLRARAASYGFEAFGVTTPDAVAAAGARLLEALALGRHGSMVWLEDRAHWRADPRALWPEARSVVLLGLNYGPDHDPRGALERPSHAAISVYAQGDDYHDLIKGRLKQVAGLLASAGHPVKVFVDTAPVMEKPLAAAAGLGWQGKHTNLVSRAHGSWLFLGAIFTTAELPPDAAETDRCGSCRACLDACPTDAFPAPYQLDARRCVSYLTIEHAGPIPRELRPRLGNRIYGCDDCLAACPWNKFAETGREMRLAARDALRAPELRALAALDDAAFRALFAKSAVKRIGRDRFVRNVAIAIGNSGDASLAEALGPLLDDPSPVVRGASAWAIGRLVPPATLAPLAARRLAAETDVEVRAEWRAALDQEAA; from the coding sequence ATGACCCCTGCCGCCCTCAAGGACGATCTCCGCGCGCGCGCCGCCTCTTACGGCTTCGAGGCCTTCGGGGTGACGACGCCGGACGCCGTCGCCGCCGCCGGCGCGCGGCTGCTGGAGGCGCTGGCGCTCGGGCGGCATGGAAGCATGGTGTGGCTCGAGGACCGGGCGCACTGGCGGGCCGACCCCCGCGCGCTCTGGCCGGAGGCGCGCTCCGTCGTGCTGCTCGGGCTGAACTACGGGCCGGACCACGACCCGCGGGGGGCGCTCGAACGGCCGTCTCATGCCGCGATCTCGGTCTACGCCCAGGGCGACGACTACCACGACCTGATCAAGGGCCGGCTGAAGCAGGTCGCCGGCCTGCTGGCCTCCGCCGGGCACCCCGTGAAGGTGTTCGTGGACACCGCGCCTGTGATGGAGAAGCCGCTCGCCGCCGCCGCCGGCCTCGGCTGGCAGGGCAAGCACACCAACCTCGTCTCGCGCGCTCACGGCTCCTGGCTGTTCCTCGGCGCGATCTTCACCACCGCCGAGCTTCCCCCGGACGCGGCCGAGACCGATCGCTGCGGCTCCTGCCGGGCCTGCCTCGACGCCTGCCCGACCGACGCCTTCCCGGCGCCCTATCAGCTCGATGCGCGGCGCTGCGTCTCCTACCTCACGATCGAACACGCCGGCCCCATCCCGCGGGAGCTGCGGCCCAGACTCGGCAACCGCATCTACGGCTGCGACGACTGCCTGGCCGCCTGTCCCTGGAACAAGTTCGCGGAGACCGGCCGCGAGATGCGGCTCGCCGCCCGCGACGCCTTGCGCGCGCCGGAACTACGCGCGCTCGCCGCCCTCGACGACGCCGCCTTCCGGGCACTGTTCGCAAAATCCGCCGTGAAGCGCATCGGCCGCGACCGCTTCGTCCGCAACGTCGCGATCGCGATCGGCAACTCCGGCGACGCGAGCCTCGCCGAGGCGCTCGGCCCGCTTCTCGACGACCCCTCCCCCGTGGTGCGCGGCGCAAGCGCCTGGGCGATCGGGCGGCTCGTCCCGCCTGCGACGCTCGCGCCCCTTGCCGCGCGGCGGCTTGCGGCCGAAACCGACGTGGAGGTGCGCGCCGAGTGGCGCGCGGCGCTTGACCAGGAGGCGGCGTGA
- a CDS encoding ATP-binding cassette domain-containing protein translates to MPAVTLADVVKTYSGSAVLKGASFAVPAGALCAVTGPAGAGASTLLRLIAGLERPTSGEIAIGETPLRSFGTAVPGLAAMVAPDGLKPRANLYANIVRGLPRFGPEGRATETRALALADALGLGPLLARRARDVSTSARVLAALAQALARRPGAIVIDGAFAALGVEDRARAVGALRAHLAETGAVAVVAGRPGDEILRSADLQVAIDTGEVLQVGAPDELYRRPADVRVARLTGPAGMNVLPVRANQTGLSLEDGTWLGAASVMTAKTHGLLGVRPERLFPIGEGLPPENGARLPVDVTAVSRLGAETWIEGFVGGVPAAARFGAAAPDDLAPGARLILGAERRDLHMFDAATETRV, encoded by the coding sequence ATGCCCGCGGTCACGCTCGCCGACGTCGTCAAAACCTACTCCGGGAGCGCGGTCCTGAAGGGCGCGTCCTTCGCCGTTCCGGCCGGCGCGCTGTGCGCGGTCACCGGCCCGGCCGGCGCGGGGGCCTCGACGCTGCTGCGGCTGATCGCGGGCCTCGAACGGCCGACGAGCGGCGAGATCGCGATCGGCGAAACGCCGCTGCGCTCGTTCGGAACCGCCGTGCCCGGCCTCGCCGCGATGGTCGCTCCGGACGGTCTGAAGCCGCGCGCGAACCTCTACGCGAACATCGTCCGCGGGCTGCCCCGGTTCGGCCCCGAGGGCCGCGCCACGGAGACGCGCGCGCTGGCGCTCGCGGACGCGCTCGGTCTCGGGCCGCTGCTCGCCCGCCGCGCGCGCGACGTTTCGACGTCGGCCCGCGTTCTCGCGGCGCTGGCGCAGGCGCTCGCGCGCCGGCCGGGAGCGATCGTGATCGACGGCGCATTCGCGGCGCTCGGCGTCGAGGACCGCGCCCGCGCGGTCGGAGCTCTCCGCGCGCATCTGGCGGAGACCGGCGCCGTCGCGGTGGTCGCGGGCCGGCCCGGCGACGAGATCCTGCGCTCGGCCGACCTGCAGGTCGCGATCGACACGGGCGAGGTTCTGCAGGTCGGCGCGCCCGACGAGCTGTACCGCCGCCCGGCGGACGTCCGCGTGGCGCGGCTCACCGGACCTGCGGGCATGAACGTGCTGCCCGTGCGCGCCAACCAGACGGGGCTGTCGCTCGAGGATGGGACCTGGCTCGGGGCGGCGAGCGTGATGACGGCCAAGACCCACGGCCTGCTGGGCGTGCGGCCGGAGCGGCTGTTCCCGATCGGCGAGGGGCTGCCCCCCGAGAACGGCGCGCGGCTGCCGGTCGACGTGACCGCCGTGTCCCGGCTCGGCGCGGAGACCTGGATCGAGGGCTTTGTGGGCGGAGTCCCCGCCGCCGCGCGCTTCGGCGCGGCCGCCCCGGACGATCTCGCGCCGGGGGCTCGCCTGATCCTCGGCGCGGAACGGCGCGACCTCCACATGTTCGACGCGGCGACGGAAACCCGCGTCTGA